The genomic DNA ATCGCGCCGTCCATCTGCGCTGCACCGGTGATCATGTTCTTGACGTAGTCAGCATGGCCCGGGCAATCAACGTGGGCGTAGTGACGCTCGGTGGATTCGTATTCGACGTGTGCGGTCGAGATCGTGATGCCACGTGCCTTTTCTTCCGGCGCGGCGTCGATCGAGGAGTAATCCTTGAACTCGCCACCGAAGCGCTCCGCACCGATCTTGGTCAGTGCAGCGGTCAGCGTGGTCTTGCCGTGATCGACGTGACCGATGGTGCCGACGTTGACGTGCGGCTTGGTGCGCTCGAACTTACCCTTTGCCATTTCTATCTACCTTTTAGTTTCTAAAGTGGTTGGGAGGACCTGAGCTTACGCTCAGGCCTTCTTCATGACTTCGTCGGCGATGTTGGTCGGCGCCGGCTCGTAGTGATCGAATTCCATCGTGAACGTGGCGCGGCCCTGGGTCTGCGAACGCAGCGAGGTGGCGTAGCCAAACATCTCGCCCAGCGGAATCATCGCATTGATGATTTCGGCCGAACCGTCACCGGTCATGCTCGAACCCTGCAGCATGCCACGACGACGGCTGACGTCGCCCATCACGTCACCCTGGTAATCGCTCGGGGTCACGATCTCGACCTTCATGATCGGCTCCAGCAGGACCGGCTTGGCCTTGCGGAAACCTTCCTTGAACGCCATCGAGGAAGCCAGCTTGAACGCCATTTCCGAGGAGTCGACGTCATGGTACGAGCCGAACACCAGCTTGACCTTGACATCCACGACCGGGAAGCCAGCCAGCGGACCGCTGGTGATGGTTTCGCGCAGGCCCTTTTCTACCGACGGAATGAATTCCTTCGGGATCACGCCGCCGGCGATGTCATTGATGAAGAGGAAATCATCCTTGATCGCAGCGGACAGCTTCGGATCGGCACGATCGGCAGCGGTGATCGGCGACAGCTCGATCACGACGTGACCGTACTGACCCTTACCACCGGACTGCTTGGCGTGCTTGTAGTCCGACTTGACGTCGGCCAGGGTGATCGTTTCGCGGTAAGCCACCTGCGGCTTGCCGACGTTGGCTTCAACGTTGAACTCGCGCTTCATGCGGTCAACGATGATGTCCAGGTGCAGCTCACCCATGCCCGAGATGATCGTCTGGCCGGATTCCTGGTCGGTCTTGACGCGGAACGACGGATCTTCCTGGGCCAGACGGCCGAGGGCGAGACCCATCTTTTCCTGGTCGGACTTGGTCTTCGGTTCGACGGCCATCGAGATGACCGGCTCCGGGAACACCATGCGCTCCAGGATGATCGGATGCTCCTGCGAGCACAGCGTGTCACCGGTCGTGGTGTCCTTCAGACCCACGGCAGCGGCGATGTCACCGGCCAGCACTTCCTTGATCTCTTCGCGATCGTTGGAATGCATCTGCAGGATGCGGCCGATGCGCTCCTTCTTGCCCTTCACCGAGTTCAGCAGCTGGTCGCCAGCATTCAGCGTGCCCGAGTAGACACGGAAGAAGGTCAGCGCGCCGACGAACGGATCGGTGATGATCTTGAAGGCCAGCGCCGAGAAGGGCGCCTTGTCATCGGACTTGCGGCTCAGTGCGACGGTTTCGTCGTCCACGTCGGTACCGGTGACGTCCGGCACGTCGATCGGCGACGGCAGCAGCTGCACCACGCCGTCCAGCATGGCCTGCACGCCCTTGTTCTTGAAGGCCGAACCGCAGTACATCGGCACGATGTCGGTGGCCAGGGTGCGCACGCGCAGGGCCTCCACGATCTCGGCCTCGGTCAGCTCTTCGCCGCCCAGGTACTTTTCCATCAGCTCTTCGCTGGCTTCAGCCGCAGCTTCGATCATGAAGACGCGGGCTTCATCAGCCTCTGCCTGCATGTCGGCCGGGATCTCCAGGTACTCGAACTTCATACCCTGGGACGCTTCATCCCAATGGATCGCCTTCATCTTGATGAGGTCGACCACGCCCTTGAAGTTTTCTTCAGCGCCGATCGGCAGCTGCATCGGCACGGCAACCGCACCCAGCTTGGCCTTCAGCTGGCCAACGACCTTGGTGAAGTTCGCGCCGGTGCGGTCCATCTTGTTGACGAACGCAATGCGCGGCACCTTGTACCGGTTGGCCTGACGCCACACGGTTTCGGACTGCGGCTGCACGCCACCAACGGCACACAGCACGAACACCGCACCATCGAGCACGCGCAGCGAGCGCTCGACTTCGATGGTGAAGTCGACGTGTCCGGGGGTATCGATGATGTTGAAACGATGCTCCGGCAGGGACTTGTCCATGCCCTTCCAGAACGCAGTGGTGGCAGCGGACTGGATCGTGATGCCACGCTCCTGCTCCTGCTCCATCCAGTCCATGGTGGCAGCGCCGTCATGCACTTCACCGATCTTGTGGCTCTTGCCGGTGTAGAACAGGATGCGCTCGGACGTGGTGGTCTTGCCGGCATCGATGTGAGCCATGATGCCGAAGTTACGGTAACGCTCGATGGGAGTGTTGCGGGCCACGGGGAGCCTCTCGATTTCTTGGATTTCGGATGGCCGAACGCCGCCTTTCGGCGGCCTTCGGATTGGCGCGACCCTTCCGGGGTCGCGGGGCAGCACTCAGATGGTGCTGCCCTGCCTGTTTTACAAGGCCGTCAAACTCACCAGCGGTAGTGCGCGAACGCCTTGTTGGCTTCGGCCATACGGTGGGTTTCTTCGCGCTTCTTGATCGCGCCGCCACGGTTTTCCGAGGCATCCAGCAGCTCGGCCGCCAGCTTCTTCGGCATGGTGTTCTCACCACGCTTGCGCGCGGAGTCGATCAGCCAACGCATGGCCAGTGCCATCTTGCGCGACGAACGCACTTCGACCGGCACCTGGTAGGTGGCACCACCGACACGGCGGGACTTGACCTCGACCGACGGAGCGACGTTTTCCAGCGCCTTCTGCACCAGTTCCACCGTATTGGCGGCGGCGTTCTTTTCGCTGATGACGTCCATCGCGCCGTAGACGATCTTCTCGGCTACGGACTTCTTGCCGCTCAACATCACCATGTTGATGAAGCGGGCGATGGTTTCACTTCCGTGCTTGGGATCGGGCAGGACGGAACGCTGCGGAGTATTACCTTTACGCGACATGTGCTCTCTCCTTATGCCTTCGGACGCTTGGCGCCGTACTTCGAACGGGCCTGGCGACGCTTGGCGACACCGGAGGCATCGAGCGAACCGCGAACAGTGTGGTAACGCACACCCGGCAGATCCTTGACGCGACCGCCGCGGATCAGGACCACGGAGTGCTCCTGCAGGTTGTGGCCTTCACCACCGATGTAGCTGATGACCTCTTCCTGGTTGGTCAGGCGGACCTTGGCAACCTTGCGGAGGGCCGAGTTCGGCTTCTTCGGGGTGGTGGTATAGACGCGCGTGCAGACGCCACGGCGCTGCGGGCACTTCTCGAGCGCCGGCGAGGCACTCTTGTAGGTGGTAGCTTGCCGCGGCTTGCGGACCAGCTGGTTGATCGTCGCCATCAGTAGGTTCTTCTGATTGGGGCCAGTAAAAACTGACCAGAGATGCGGAAATGTTAAAGCAGGCCTGAAAACGGGCCTGCTGAGACAGACGATTGTAGCAACCTGTCAGAAAGGCAGTCAAACGCGCTCCTGTCAAGCCCTCCCTGATCCAGGGAAGTTACCGGGGGGCCTCCATGTACCCCGTTCAGACTGGCAGGCGAAACCCGAAGGCCTCGCCTGCCCTTTTCCGTGCCCACCCCCGAGGGGGCGGACCGTATTTCTTACTCTTCCCCCGAAGCCTGTTCAGC from Stenotrophomonas sp. 169 includes the following:
- the rpsL gene encoding 30S ribosomal protein S12; this translates as MATINQLVRKPRQATTYKSASPALEKCPQRRGVCTRVYTTTPKKPNSALRKVAKVRLTNQEEVISYIGGEGHNLQEHSVVLIRGGRVKDLPGVRYHTVRGSLDASGVAKRRQARSKYGAKRPKA
- the rpsG gene encoding 30S ribosomal protein S7, encoding MSRKGNTPQRSVLPDPKHGSETIARFINMVMLSGKKSVAEKIVYGAMDVISEKNAAANTVELVQKALENVAPSVEVKSRRVGGATYQVPVEVRSSRKMALAMRWLIDSARKRGENTMPKKLAAELLDASENRGGAIKKREETHRMAEANKAFAHYRW
- the fusA gene encoding elongation factor G, encoding MARNTPIERYRNFGIMAHIDAGKTTTSERILFYTGKSHKIGEVHDGAATMDWMEQEQERGITIQSAATTAFWKGMDKSLPEHRFNIIDTPGHVDFTIEVERSLRVLDGAVFVLCAVGGVQPQSETVWRQANRYKVPRIAFVNKMDRTGANFTKVVGQLKAKLGAVAVPMQLPIGAEENFKGVVDLIKMKAIHWDEASQGMKFEYLEIPADMQAEADEARVFMIEAAAEASEELMEKYLGGEELTEAEIVEALRVRTLATDIVPMYCGSAFKNKGVQAMLDGVVQLLPSPIDVPDVTGTDVDDETVALSRKSDDKAPFSALAFKIITDPFVGALTFFRVYSGTLNAGDQLLNSVKGKKERIGRILQMHSNDREEIKEVLAGDIAAAVGLKDTTTGDTLCSQEHPIILERMVFPEPVISMAVEPKTKSDQEKMGLALGRLAQEDPSFRVKTDQESGQTIISGMGELHLDIIVDRMKREFNVEANVGKPQVAYRETITLADVKSDYKHAKQSGGKGQYGHVVIELSPITAADRADPKLSAAIKDDFLFINDIAGGVIPKEFIPSVEKGLRETITSGPLAGFPVVDVKVKLVFGSYHDVDSSEMAFKLASSMAFKEGFRKAKPVLLEPIMKVEIVTPSDYQGDVMGDVSRRRGMLQGSSMTGDGSAEIINAMIPLGEMFGYATSLRSQTQGRATFTMEFDHYEPAPTNIADEVMKKA